Proteins from one Comamonas flocculans genomic window:
- a CDS encoding Trm112 family protein, whose product MDPKLLELLVCPVTKGPLTYDRERRELISHSARLAYPVRDGIPVLLETEARTLSDDELEKKQ is encoded by the coding sequence ATGGACCCGAAACTGCTTGAACTGCTGGTGTGCCCCGTGACCAAGGGGCCGCTGACCTACGACCGCGAGCGTCGGGAGCTCATATCGCACAGCGCGCGCCTGGCCTACCCGGTGCGCGACGGCATCCCCGTCCTGCTCGAGACCGAAGCGCGCACGCTCAGCGACGACGAGCTGGAAAAAAAGCAGTGA